The following coding sequences are from one Roseburia hominis A2-183 window:
- a CDS encoding patatin-like phospholipase family protein, producing MKLGMVFEGGANRTVFSCGVMDAFLEEGLMPDYLIGVSAGIAYGVSYLSGQKGRNIEVVENYIADKRYMGMRHLFNRNEKAYFNTKFVFEEVPNELIPFDYDAFAAYPGKVEAAVTNIHTGKAEYVEVPRGRDMRDTLVASCSLPILFQPVKLGRHYYLDGGIADSIPYEHALAEGCDRLIVVLTRERGYVKKTEKAVRLTDKLYKKYPKIVESMDSRAERYNECMTRLQELEQEGKILVIAPESTYGVGRTTTDVIKLRRLYDEGYELTERSMQKLRAYLG from the coding sequence ATGAAGCTTGGAATGGTATTTGAGGGAGGCGCCAACCGTACGGTGTTCTCCTGTGGAGTGATGGATGCGTTTCTGGAGGAGGGGTTGATGCCGGATTATCTGATCGGCGTCTCCGCCGGGATTGCGTACGGTGTATCCTACCTGTCGGGGCAGAAGGGCAGAAATATAGAGGTAGTGGAAAATTATATTGCGGACAAGCGGTATATGGGCATGCGGCATCTTTTTAACCGGAACGAAAAAGCGTATTTTAATACGAAGTTCGTGTTTGAGGAAGTGCCGAATGAACTGATTCCGTTTGACTATGACGCGTTTGCGGCGTATCCGGGAAAAGTCGAAGCGGCAGTGACCAACATTCATACCGGAAAAGCCGAATATGTCGAAGTGCCGAGGGGACGGGATATGCGCGATACGCTGGTGGCGAGCTGTTCGCTGCCGATCCTTTTCCAGCCGGTGAAGCTTGGCAGACATTATTATCTGGACGGCGGGATTGCCGATTCCATCCCGTATGAACACGCATTGGCGGAGGGATGCGACAGACTCATCGTGGTGCTTACAAGAGAACGCGGATATGTGAAGAAGACGGAGAAAGCAGTCCGCCTTACGGATAAGCTGTACAAGAAATATCCGAAGATTGTGGAGAGCATGGATTCCCGGGCGGAGCGCTACAATGAATGTATGACCAGACTGCAGGAACTCGAGCAGGAGGGAAAAATCCTCGTCATCGCTCCGGAATCCACTTATGGGGTGGGACGGACAACCACGGACGTCATCAAGCTCCGGAGACTTTACGACGAGGGTTATGAACTGACAGAAAGAAGCATGCAAAAACTGCGTGCATATCTGGGATAA
- a CDS encoding zinc dependent phospholipase C family protein, with product MPGFVTHYLFGEEIYHQLKCNSQKKNLFYNRSAYAFGLQGPDLFFYYLPSYALHRHNLGALAHTTEPRAFFHGLLESYGRLSSAADRGIAEAYISGFLGHYLLDTTCHPYIYAMTHYHDKKEKSYFSRHAYLETEIDTELLARKRHKTPCEFHAADTIQLTFAQKRVIAGLLYDAYHYAFPELSIHRSTMWMGIISLPLGMRILHDETGQKKVLFRFMEKHFLGYPLFSPLIPSDTLFFRTDPFNLRHASWKNPWDATRVSTESFFDLYEKSSARCLTMMRKLHTLLHTEPKSELQKQLTLEFLKEYGNLSFHSGLDAQIPS from the coding sequence ATGCCAGGTTTTGTTACACATTATCTGTTTGGCGAAGAAATCTATCACCAGTTAAAATGTAATTCCCAGAAAAAAAATCTGTTTTATAACCGCAGCGCTTATGCGTTCGGACTGCAGGGACCGGATCTGTTTTTCTATTATCTTCCGTCCTATGCCCTGCACCGCCACAATCTCGGTGCCCTCGCACACACCACGGAGCCGCGTGCCTTTTTTCACGGACTGCTGGAAAGTTACGGGCGTCTCTCGTCCGCCGCAGACCGGGGCATTGCCGAAGCCTACATCTCCGGTTTCCTGGGGCACTATCTGCTCGACACCACATGCCATCCCTATATCTATGCCATGACGCATTACCATGACAAGAAGGAGAAAAGCTATTTTTCCAGACATGCCTATCTCGAGACAGAGATCGACACCGAACTGCTTGCCAGAAAGCGCCACAAGACACCCTGTGAATTCCACGCCGCCGATACGATCCAGCTGACTTTTGCCCAGAAACGCGTGATTGCCGGGCTCCTGTACGATGCCTATCATTACGCATTCCCCGAACTTTCCATTCATCGCAGCACCATGTGGATGGGAATCATCTCGCTTCCGCTCGGCATGCGGATTCTTCACGATGAAACCGGACAAAAAAAGGTTCTTTTCCGGTTCATGGAGAAGCATTTTCTGGGATACCCGTTATTTTCCCCGTTGATACCGAGCGACACACTGTTTTTCCGCACGGATCCTTTTAACCTGAGGCATGCCTCCTGGAAGAATCCCTGGGATGCCACACGCGTCTCCACAGAAAGCTTTTTTGATCTGTACGAAAAAAGCAGTGCGCGCTGCCTTACCATGATGCGAAAGCTTCACACATTACTGCATACAGAACCAAAAAGTGAGCTGCAGAAACAGCTCACTCTGGAATTTCTAAAAGAATACGGCAATCTGTCCTTCCACAGCGGTCTGGATGCGCAGATTCCAAGCTGA
- a CDS encoding lysylphosphatidylglycerol synthase transmembrane domain-containing protein, protein MVLVIIGIIVYTFRDSAGPILEQLEKTTPAVIAGICAMTVVYHCVEGVITTLLAKQYNREFTLGMGITNAFLCSFYRVATLGSGAGVAAIVYLGEHGIEYSKSFGMYMLQYAFHKISIAFFSMILFALNWNYMRVHFGEYMWLLLAGYLVTLIITVVLILFSCSRQFHRMLLWVVDFFNGKTKGRFDPQAAMLHDQCQMLEDASRQLMGEKRLVAGAVGLNLIKFAFWYSIPYLIFLGQGEITLPQTMAVTSLSVMLAAVIPSPAGIGSTEFVFTALFSGIVGTGLAGSASLLYRFGTFVFPFLVGAVVVIIRRIYLKKTGQAKR, encoded by the coding sequence TTGGTACTTGTCATCATCGGAATCATTGTTTATACATTCCGGGATTCAGCAGGACCGATCTTAGAACAATTAGAAAAAACGACACCGGCGGTCATTGCAGGCATCTGTGCAATGACTGTCGTGTATCACTGTGTCGAGGGCGTGATTACCACGCTGCTTGCAAAACAATATAATCGTGAATTCACATTAGGCATGGGTATTACCAATGCCTTTTTGTGCTCTTTTTACCGCGTGGCGACACTTGGCAGCGGAGCAGGGGTTGCCGCGATTGTCTATCTGGGAGAGCACGGTATAGAGTATTCCAAGAGCTTCGGAATGTATATGCTGCAGTACGCGTTTCATAAGATCAGTATCGCGTTTTTCTCAATGATTCTGTTCGCACTGAACTGGAATTATATGCGGGTACATTTTGGGGAGTATATGTGGCTGCTGTTGGCGGGATATCTTGTAACGCTGATCATCACCGTGGTTTTAATTCTGTTCAGCTGTTCCAGGCAGTTTCACCGCATGTTGCTTTGGGTGGTGGATTTCTTCAATGGAAAGACGAAAGGGCGGTTTGATCCGCAGGCAGCAATGCTTCATGACCAGTGCCAGATGTTGGAGGATGCATCCAGACAGTTGATGGGAGAGAAGCGGCTGGTTGCGGGTGCAGTGGGATTGAACCTCATCAAGTTCGCATTCTGGTATTCCATCCCGTATCTGATCTTTCTGGGGCAGGGGGAGATTACGCTCCCGCAGACGATGGCGGTCACATCGCTTTCTGTCATGCTTGCGGCAGTCATTCCGTCACCGGCGGGAATCGGCTCTACCGAGTTCGTCTTTACTGCACTCTTTTCCGGAATTGTCGGAACCGGACTGGCAGGCTCCGCGTCGCTTCTGTACCGCTTCGGTACCTTCGTATTCCCGTTTCTGGTGGGGGCGGTTGTGGTCATCATACGCCGCATCTACCTCAAAAAAACGGGACAAGCCAAACGATAG
- a CDS encoding radical SAM protein — MANLAQSVERKAFSVAIDAALKHLNKDREKGLLQIVDLAEKFMGDNFRKEAYDGARKMIQDPDNKWMHYVNRLLDETDPHVAKMTALNLGYQAAFVGTKTIRKMREVHNCNIPWLILMDPTSACNLRCTGCWAAEYGHKLNLTFDELDNIVTQGKELGIYFYMMTGGEPLVRKDDIIKLCEKHNECAFHCYTNGTLVDQAFCDEMKRVGNLSLSISLEGFEEANDFRRGEGVFDKVLHAMDLLHENGLIFGNSVCYTSKNMDAVTSDEFFDLLIEHGSRFAWYFHLMPVGMKASPELMPTREQREYIYHRIREVRGFTGGKEIFVMDFQNDGEYVGGCIAGGRNYCHINPKGDVEPCVFIHYSGANIREKSLLECLQQPLFMAYRDGQPFNENMLRPCPMLENPELLQKMVHESGAHSTDVEEAEPVEHLCGKCMEYACQWKETADKLWAEHPYQQKGYTNFKKK; from the coding sequence ATGGCAAATTTAGCACAGTCAGTAGAGAGAAAGGCATTCAGCGTGGCGATTGATGCAGCATTGAAGCATCTGAATAAGGATCGTGAAAAAGGCCTGCTTCAGATTGTTGATCTTGCAGAAAAGTTCATGGGCGATAACTTCCGTAAGGAAGCGTATGACGGAGCCAGAAAGATGATTCAGGATCCGGACAATAAATGGATGCATTATGTAAATCGTCTTCTGGATGAGACCGATCCCCATGTAGCAAAGATGACAGCATTAAATCTGGGATATCAGGCAGCATTTGTGGGAACGAAGACGATTCGTAAGATGAGGGAAGTACATAACTGTAACATCCCGTGGCTGATCTTAATGGATCCGACCAGTGCATGTAACCTGCGCTGCACCGGCTGCTGGGCTGCTGAGTACGGACACAAGCTCAATCTTACGTTTGATGAGCTTGACAATATCGTGACACAGGGTAAGGAGCTTGGTATTTACTTTTATATGATGACCGGTGGTGAGCCGTTAGTCAGAAAAGACGATATCATTAAGCTCTGTGAGAAGCACAACGAGTGTGCATTTCACTGCTACACAAACGGAACTCTCGTAGACCAGGCATTCTGTGACGAGATGAAGCGTGTCGGCAACCTGTCCTTATCCATCAGCCTTGAGGGATTTGAGGAGGCCAATGATTTCCGCCGCGGCGAAGGTGTATTTGACAAGGTTCTTCATGCAATGGATCTGCTTCATGAGAACGGGCTGATCTTCGGTAACAGCGTATGCTACACCAGCAAGAACATGGATGCCGTTACATCGGATGAGTTCTTTGATCTTCTGATCGAGCACGGGAGCCGTTTCGCATGGTACTTCCATCTGATGCCGGTAGGTATGAAGGCTTCACCGGAACTGATGCCGACCAGAGAACAGAGAGAATATATTTACCACAGAATCCGTGAGGTACGTGGATTTACAGGCGGTAAAGAGATCTTCGTTATGGACTTCCAGAACGATGGAGAGTATGTTGGCGGATGTATCGCCGGAGGAAGAAACTACTGCCACATCAACCCGAAGGGTGATGTTGAGCCGTGTGTATTTATTCACTATTCAGGAGCAAATATCCGTGAGAAGTCTCTGTTAGAGTGTTTACAGCAGCCGCTGTTCATGGCGTACAGAGACGGTCAGCCGTTCAATGAGAACATGCTTCGTCCATGTCCAATGTTAGAGAATCCGGAGCTGCTCCAGAAGATGGTACACGAGAGCGGTGCACACTCAACGGATGTTGAGGAGGCGGAGCCGGTAGAGCATCTTTGCGGAAAATGTATGGAGTATGCATGCCAGTGGAAAGAGACAGCAGATAAGCTGTGGGCAGAGCATCCGTACCAGCAGAAGGGCTACACCAACTTTAAGAAAAAATAA
- a CDS encoding D-2-hydroxyacid dehydrogenase has translation MKIVFLDAKTIGDDIDLSGYDALGEVVKYGFSTPEEARERTRDADVIVLNKVVINEQSIGEAEHLKLVCVTATGTNNLDKEYLDQRGIAWRNVAGYSTETVAQHTFALLFYLLEKLHYYDEYVKSEKYVGDVSFTHFDNVFHELSGKTWGVIGLGAIGRRVADIAGMFGCRVLYYSTSGKHDQPGYERVDFDTLLAESDIVSVHAPLDANTEGLMNAGAFAKMKKSAIFLNLGRGPIVVEKDLAEALKNGTIAAAGLDVLSAEPMRADNPLREIKDSDKLMITPHIAWASIEARARLMKIIEGQIREFFHL, from the coding sequence ATGAAGATTGTATTTTTGGATGCAAAGACAATTGGTGACGACATTGATCTGTCCGGTTATGATGCTCTTGGTGAAGTTGTAAAATACGGATTTTCCACACCCGAGGAGGCAAGAGAGCGCACCCGGGATGCGGATGTGATTGTTCTCAACAAAGTTGTGATCAACGAGCAGTCCATCGGCGAGGCGGAGCACTTAAAGCTGGTATGTGTGACGGCGACGGGAACCAACAATCTCGACAAGGAATATCTGGATCAGCGCGGGATTGCATGGCGCAACGTGGCGGGCTATTCCACGGAGACAGTGGCACAGCATACGTTTGCGTTATTGTTCTATTTGCTTGAAAAGTTACATTATTATGATGAGTATGTAAAATCAGAAAAATATGTGGGAGATGTTTCCTTTACACATTTTGACAATGTGTTTCATGAGCTGAGCGGAAAGACATGGGGCGTCATCGGCCTGGGCGCGATCGGCAGAAGAGTGGCGGACATTGCGGGTATGTTCGGGTGCCGGGTGCTCTACTATTCCACCTCCGGAAAGCACGATCAGCCGGGATACGAGAGAGTGGATTTTGACACGCTGCTCGCGGAGTCGGACATCGTGTCGGTGCATGCGCCGCTGGATGCCAACACGGAAGGGCTTATGAACGCCGGGGCGTTTGCAAAAATGAAAAAATCTGCGATTTTCCTGAACCTTGGAAGAGGACCGATCGTGGTGGAGAAAGATCTGGCGGAGGCGTTAAAGAACGGTACAATCGCTGCAGCGGGGCTGGATGTGCTCTCGGCGGAGCCGATGCGGGCAGACAATCCGCTGCGTGAGATCAAGGACAGTGATAAGCTGATGATTACGCCGCATATCGCATGGGCAAGCATTGAGGCACGCGCGCGTCTGATGAAGATCATTGAGGGACAGATCCGGGAATTTTTCCATCTGTAA